The Ignicoccus hospitalis KIN4/I genome includes the window GGCCTCTCCCCCATCCAATACTTCGACATCGTCCCTCGTTTTGAGGATAGTTTCGATAACCAGTTCGTTTTCCTCCGGGGCTATGGAGCAAGTGGAGTAGACCAGCTCCCCTCCCGGTTTTAATGAGTCCAAAGCCCTATTGAGGAGCATCGCTTGTACCTTGTGCATGAGCGCCAAGTCCTCGGGCCTCCGGGACCTCTTCCTAGAGGGGTCGCGCGCTATCACGCCCTCTCCGGTGCACGGCGCGTCTAGTAAGGCCTTGTCGAAGGGGCCGTACTTGGACGCGTTGTAGGCGTCGTCTATTATCACATTTGCGTTGAGTATCTCCATCCTTTCTAAGTTGCTCATCAGCGCCTTAGCTCGGTCCCTCCTCCTCTCTATTAGTATCAGTCTCCCGCTGTTTCCCATGAGCTGGGCCAAGTGCGTGGCCTTCCCTCCGGGGGCCGAGGCTAGGTCCGCGACGGTCTCGCCGGGTTTTGGGCCTAAGACCAAAGGAGGTAAGGTCGAGGCCTTGTCTTGGATGTAGAACCAGCCGTCCAAGTGCTCGGGCGTCGAGGACAAGGAGAAAGGTTCTCTTAGAACCTCGTACGCGTGGGGGCACCAGAGGACTTGCTTCAAGACGAACCCTCTGCTTTCCAACCTCTCCTTCAGTTTCCCACAGCCGACTTTCAAGAAGTTGCACCTTATGGTCGGCTTCGGGGGAACCTCGAAGGCCTCGAGCAAGGGGAGGGGGTCGCCGAGCATCTCTCTGTACCTTCTGACCATGTAGGGGAGGTAACCGTACTTCCTCGCTAAGAGCTTGTCCTCTTTTGTTATTTTCAGATCCTTCAGTTTCTTCAATATCTCTTGGTGTTTCAAAATAAGCGGCCCGTCGGCCGCTCTCCTAGGAGCGCGCTAATGTGGGTTGTCGTCGGGAACACCATGGCGGCGCGCTGCGTCGGCGGGACAGTAATAGACCCGGTGCAGAGCGAGCCCTACCCCCTCCGAAAGGCTAGGGTGGGCGGGAAGGAGGTCCCAATGATACCCATGTTGGTCCCCCAGTGCCCCGATCCGTTGGTGTGCGTCGAAGTTAAGGGAGACCCGGTAGTATTGAAGGACGGCTCCCACGGCAAGGCTTGTGGGGACCTTCGGTGTCAAGCTCCTTGGCCTCTGCGCTGGAAGGATATGGAAAAAAGGTACTTGGTGTTGGGAATAAAGTCGAGAGGAGCCGAGGTAAACATAGTTCCCGGGCGGGTCAAGTGGCTGAAGGAGGGGAAGCTAAAGGTTGGGTGGAAGGTGATAGAATTTGAAAGGTTGATCTGGACTGCGCCGTACCCCTACTTAGCCTCCTTGCTAGGGCTGCCCTCGCCCAAGTGGAAGGAGGCCACCGTGGCTCTCTTCTCGTCGGAGGCTGAGTGGAGCCTCGCCTACCACCTGGCGGACTCCAACCCTTTCTATTCAATACTGAGGGTTGGGGAGGTCACGTGGGCCTTGGGGCCGGGTACGTTTGACGCCCTCAGCGCGGTTAAGCACTTAGAGAGGAAGGGTTACTTAAAGTTAAAGGGGAACATAGTCAGTTACGTAATAGATTACTACGCGCTCGAAGAGTACGAGCCGAGCCCTCCGAAGTGGGTGGAGCTGCTCGGTAGGACTGCCGAGTGGAAGGAAAAGTCACTGATCGAGACCATTTGTTAGAGGAGAAGTTTGATACCTATGAGGATCATGAAAATACCAAAGGCCCGTTTCAACGTTTTGCTCTTCATAGTTTTCATCAAACGAGCGCCTATCTTTGTACCTATTATGAGACCCGGAATCCACACGGCAGCTACGTCGAGCTTGGCGTACCCGGCAAGTACCTTCGGTATTGCGCTGGCCACGGTGATCAGCGGTAACGCTGTGACGCTCATGCCTATTGCGTACTTTATGTCCACTCCGAGTAAGACCAATATCGGGTTTAACAACACGCCTCCGCTCATGCCTACTAGGGCTGCAAAAGTCCCTCCGAAGAAGCCTATAACGGCTAAGCTCTTTGCAGTAAACGACTTAGTCTGGGATCTCTTCGTTATATCAAGCATCATCAGTATCCCTATCAGGATAAATGAGATGCCTAGTACAGTCTTCATTGCTCCGACTTTGCTTATGTAGAGGAAGAGCGCGTTGCCGAGCAACGTTCCTAAGACCCCGCCGACGCCTATCCAGACCCCCTCCTTCCGGAGGGTCCCCTGTCTCCAATGAAAGAACGCGGAGAGTAGGGTACTAACAATTATTATCACGGAGTTTGTAGCCACGGCCTCGGGAGGGCTGAGGCCCAGCAAGAGGACCATTACCGGAATCGCTAAGACCCCTCCTCCCACGCCGAAGAGCGAGGCGACTATTCCGGTTAGTACGCTAATCAAGAATGATATCACAATCACTTCGGTTTACACCTATACGTGACGGATCGGTAGAGTAATTAAGCCTCAGTCCCGGGATAGGCAGTCATCGTTCCTTAAGGGGCGGGACGTCCTCATCGGCGGGAGCCGTTTTTAATTCCCGGACAAGCCCGCTTTAGGGACTGAAAGAATGACGAAAAAGTACTTGGTCCAGCACGCTCTGGGGGCGTTCCTGCTCGACCCCCAAGGGAACGTAGAGAGGTACGAGTTGAACACCAAGGACGTGGACGAAGCTGCGGAACAAGCGCTGGTGATGGAAGGTTGGGTCAGAGGGATGAGGGAAGGCGAGGAGAAGCGCGCCGGCTTGGCGGCCCCGGCGAGGAAGCTCCTAGAGAATTTAAAGAACGAGAACTTCGAGGGGGTCCTAGTATTCGAAACGGACTCCGAGTCCAGGGAGGCCGCTAAGCTGGGCTTCGAGGTAGCCGTAGAGCCCGCCAACGAGCCGGCCCGCGCGCTCCGATCCCAAGTGGCCAGCTTAGCGGTCAAGTACGGCTTTGTTGACAGCGAGAAGGAGTTTTACGAGTGGTTGAGGAGGGTCGACATAGAGGTCGTCAGGAGGAAGCTGAGGAGCGTCGCGCAGAAGAGGGACTTGCTGGCAGCCCAAGCGGTTAGGAGCATAGACGACATCGACAAGGTCGTGAACTTAATGGTGGCTAGGCTGAGGGAGTGGTACTCCCTACACTTCCCAGAGCTGGACAAGCTTGTCAAGGACCACGAAGCCTTCGTAAAAATAGTAGCCGAATTAGGCGGGAGAGACAACATTACCAAGGAGAAGCTGCTCGAGCTGGGCTTCAGCGAGGCCTTGGCTGAGAAGATAGCCGAAGCCGCTAAGAAGAGTACGGGCGCCGACCTAACCGAGACAGACATAGAGCAGTTGCAGAAGTTGGCGTCAATAATAATGAGCTTGTACAACTTGAGGAGGGACTTGGTCGACTACATAAGCTACATAATGAAAGAGGTGGCGCCCAACGTGACCGCCCTAGTGGGTCCGGTGCTGGGCGCGAGGCTCATATCGCTCGCCGGCTCCTTGGAGAACCTCGCGAAGATGCCAGCCTCCACGATACAAGTGCTGGGCGCGGAGAAGGCGTTATTCAGAGCTCTGAGGACCGGGGGCAAGCCCCCCAAGCACGGCGTGATCTTCCAGTACCCGGACATACATAGGAGTCCGAAGTGGCAGAGGGGTAAGATAGCCAGGGCGCTCGCTGCCAAACTGGCGATAGCCGCTAGGACGGACTACTTCACGGGCAGGAACATAGGCGAAAGGCTGAGGGAAGAGCTGAGGGCGAGGATAGAAGAAATAAAGAGGGTCTATGCCAAGCCGCCCAAGAAGACCGAGGAAGAGAAGAAGGCCCCTCCGGCCAAGAGGGCCAAGAAGAGGCCCCCCAGGAAGGGGGGCAAGAAGGGCCCCAGGAAGGGCGGCAGGAGGAAGTAGCCCCGTTGCCTCGGAGGCTGGAGGACTGGAGGGACGCCCGAGCGCCCTTGTTTTGCCACGTGTCTGAGGTGATCGACGAGTTCGGGGAGGTGGTTCACTGGAAAGGGCCCTTCGACGAGGAGAGTTTAGCCTTGTACAGCGTCTTTGGAATAGAGCCGTCTCGGGCCCGCGCGAACTTAAACGTGGGCGAACCTGTCGCCGTAGTTAGGGTGCCCCCTCCGCACTCCAAGTTTAACGCCGTACGGAACTTGATGAAATTGGAACACGACCCCGCCTTGGTGGTCAAGAAGGGGGACAGAATCTTCGTCGAACCGGCCCTGAGGCACCCTAAGGGCTTCGCATCCTTGAGGGAGCCTTTGAAGGTCGCTAAGGAGATGAGCCGCGAAGTCGGCCAGCCCGTAGTCCTCCTGAAGGAGGTTCCCGGCCATTGTTGTTGGTTCGTCGCCCCCCTCGCTTGGACGGCGCTCCCCCTCAACGACGCCGGCGCCTTCCGAGGCGGCGTCCCGATAGGGGTTAGCGTCCCCCTCTTCCAGCCCCTCGAGGGCTGTTGGGAATACGAGGTAGAAATGGAAGAGGTAGAGGGGGAGGGTTTCCC containing:
- a CDS encoding RsmB/NOP family class I SAM-dependent RNA methyltransferase, whose translation is MKHQEILKKLKDLKITKEDKLLARKYGYLPYMVRRYREMLGDPLPLLEAFEVPPKPTIRCNFLKVGCGKLKERLESRGFVLKQVLWCPHAYEVLREPFSLSSTPEHLDGWFYIQDKASTLPPLVLGPKPGETVADLASAPGGKATHLAQLMGNSGRLILIERRRDRAKALMSNLERMEILNANVIIDDAYNASKYGPFDKALLDAPCTGEGVIARDPSRKRSRRPEDLALMHKVQAMLLNRALDSLKPGGELVYSTCSIAPEENELVIETILKTRDDVEVLDGGEAGSPGIEEYLGWEFPFAYKCRRLWPHVHGSEGFFVCKLRKL
- a CDS encoding sulfite exporter TauE/SafE family protein gives rise to the protein MIVISFLISVLTGIVASLFGVGGGVLAIPVMVLLLGLSPPEAVATNSVIIIVSTLLSAFFHWRQGTLRKEGVWIGVGGVLGTLLGNALFLYISKVGAMKTVLGISFILIGILMMLDITKRSQTKSFTAKSLAVIGFFGGTFAALVGMSGGVLLNPILVLLGVDIKYAIGMSVTALPLITVASAIPKVLAGYAKLDVAAVWIPGLIIGTKIGARLMKTMKSKTLKRAFGIFMILIGIKLLL
- a CDS encoding hypothetical protein (functions along with aFIB and aL7a; guides 2'-O-methylation of ribose to specific sites in RNAs), which translates into the protein MTKKYLVQHALGAFLLDPQGNVERYELNTKDVDEAAEQALVMEGWVRGMREGEEKRAGLAAPARKLLENLKNENFEGVLVFETDSESREAAKLGFEVAVEPANEPARALRSQVASLAVKYGFVDSEKEFYEWLRRVDIEVVRRKLRSVAQKRDLLAAQAVRSIDDIDKVVNLMVARLREWYSLHFPELDKLVKDHEAFVKIVAELGGRDNITKEKLLELGFSEALAEKIAEAAKKSTGADLTETDIEQLQKLASIIMSLYNLRRDLVDYISYIMKEVAPNVTALVGPVLGARLISLAGSLENLAKMPASTIQVLGAEKALFRALRTGGKPPKHGVIFQYPDIHRSPKWQRGKIARALAAKLAIAARTDYFTGRNIGERLREELRARIEEIKRVYAKPPKKTEEEKKAPPAKRAKKRPPRKGGKKGPRKGGRRK